One part of the Eucalyptus grandis isolate ANBG69807.140 chromosome 10, ASM1654582v1, whole genome shotgun sequence genome encodes these proteins:
- the LOC104422645 gene encoding LOW QUALITY PROTEIN: eukaryotic translation initiation factor 3 subunit B (The sequence of the model RefSeq protein was modified relative to this genomic sequence to represent the inferred CDS: inserted 1 base in 1 codon) has translation MADALIEERAALMGIDMSQIDLDSVQLPPGEDFGIISDDDDLYQEDTLELDTGLGNIIIVDNLPVVPREKFDKLEGVVRKIYSQIGVIKDDGLWMPVDPDTQKTLGYCFIEYNTAQEAELAKEKTNGYKLDRSHIFAVSMFEDFDRFMRVPDEWAPPETKPYTPGENLQQWLTDEKARDQFVIRAGSDTEVLWNDARQLKPEPVHRRAFWTESFVQWSPLGTYLATVHRQGSAVWXGASTFNRLMRYAHPQVKLIDFSPSEKYLVTYSSHEPSNPRDPQRVVINIFDVRTGKIMRDFKGSADDFAVGGTGAVTGVSWPVFRWGGGRDDKYFARIGKSVVSVYETETFSLIDKKSLKVENVMDFNWSPTDPILALYVPELGGGNQPARVSLVQIPSKEELRQKNLFSVSDCKMYWQSNGDYLAVKVDRYTKTKKSTYTGFELFRIKERDIPIEVLELENKNDKIIAFAWEPKGHRFAVIHGDGPRPDVSFYSMRSGNNTGRVSKLTTLKGKQANFLFWSPAGRYIILAGLKNFNGQLEFYNVDELETMATAEHFMATDIEWDPTGRYVATAVTSVHEMENGFNIWSFNGKLLYRILKDHFFQFLWRPRPPSLLSPEKEEEIAKNLKKYSKKYEAEDQDVSMLLSEQDREKRKMLKDEWEKWVSRWKQMQEEEKLERQNLRDGEASDEEEEYEAKEVEVEELLDVSEEVLSFDYEE, from the exons ATGGCCGACGCGTTGATAGAGGAAAGGGCTGCGTTGATGGGGATAGACATGTCCCAGATTGATCTCGATTCGGTTCAGCTCCCTCCAGGGGAAGATTTCGGCATCATCAG tgatgatgatgatctttATCAGGAGGATACTTTGGAGTTGGATACAGGGTTGggaaatattattattgttgataatCTCCCTGTTGTTCCCCGTGAGAAATTTGACAAGCTTGAAGGCGTTGTTCGCAAAATCTATAGTCAGATTGGTGTGATTAAAGACGATGGCCTTTGGATGCCTGTTGATCCAGATACACAGAAGACTCTAGGATACTGCTTTATCGAGTACAACACTGCTcag GAAGCTGAGCTTGCCAAAGAGAAGACGAATGGGTATAAGTTGGATAGATCCCATATTTTTGCCGTAAGCATGTTTGAGGACTTTGATAGGTTTATGAGAGTTCCTGATGAATGGGCACCTCCCGAAACAAAGCCATACACCCCAGGG GAGAATCTTCAGCAGTGGCTCACCGATGAAAAAGCTCGTGATCAGTTTGTCATTCGTGCTGGCTCAGATACTGAGGTTCTGTGGAATGACGCTAGACAGTTGAAGCCCGAGCCTGTCCACAGACGTGCT TTCTGGACAGAGAGTTTTGTGCAATGGTCGCCCCTGGGAACTTATTTAGCAACAGTGCACCGGCAGGGTTCTGCAGTTT GAGGCGCCTCTACCTTTAATCGTCTGATGCGCTATGCTCATCCTCAG GTGAAACTGATTGATTTTTCACCTAGTGAGAAATATTTGGTGACGTATAGCAGCCATGAACCAAGCAATCCCCGAGATCCTCAG AGGGTTGTGATAAATATTTTTGACGTGAGAACGGGGAAAATAATGAGAGATTTCAAAGGAAGTGCTGATGATTTTGCTGTTGGTGGAACTGGAGCTGTCACAGGAGTCTCTTGGCCCGTTTTCAG GTGGGGTGGAGGAAGAGATGACAAGTACTTCGCTCGAATTGGGAAAAGTGTTGTCTCTGTCTATGAAACAGAAACCTTTTCACTCATTGACAAGAAATCTCTGAAAGTTGAAAATGTGATGGACTTTAACTGGTCTCCAACCGATCCCATTTTAGCGCTGTATGTTCCTGAACTTGGTGGTGGAAACCAACCAGCTAGG GTGAGCCTTGTCCAAATACCTAGCAAGGAGGAACTGCGACAGAAGAATCTTTTCAGCGTTAGTGATTGCAAGATGTATTGGCAGAGCAATGGGGACTATCTAGCTGTCAAGGTGGACCGTTATACGAAAACAAAGAAGAGTACTTACACAGGCTTTGAGCTCTTCAGAATCAAAGAACGAGATATACCTATTGAGGTTTTGGAGCTTGAGAATAAGAATGACAAGATTATTGCCTTCGCTTGGGAGCCCAAGGGCCATAGATTTGCAGTAATCCATGGTGATGGTCCACGGCCTGATGTGAGCTTCTACTCGATGAGGAGTGGCAATAACACAGGCCGTGTTTCAAAGCTAACCACCCTCAAGGGGAAGCaagcaaattttcttttctggtcACCTGCTGGTCGCTACATTATACTTGCtggattaaaaaatttcaatggtCAGTTGGAATTTTACAATGTGGATGAGCTTGAAACCATGGCTACAGCAGAGCATTTCATGGCAACAGATATTGAATGGGATCCTACAGGAAG ATATGTTGCAACAGCTGTGACTTCAGTACACGAGATGGAAAATGGTTTCAACATATGGTCCTTTAATGGCAAGCTTCTGTACCGGATTCTGAAGGATCATTTCTTTCAG TTTTTATGGCGCCCGAGGCCACCATCATTGCTAAGTcctgagaaggaagaagagatcgCAAAGAACTTGAAGAAGTACAGCAAGAAGTATGAGGCAGAGGATCAGGATGTGTCAATGCTGTTGAGCGAGCAGGACCGTGAGAAGCGCAAGATGTTGAAGGATGAATGGGAAAAATGGGTAAGCAGGTGGAAGCAGATGCAGGAAGAGGAGAAGTTGGAGAGACAGAACCTGAGAGATGGAGAAGCTagtgatgaggaagaagagtaTGAAGCGAAAGAAGTAGAGGTCGAGGAATTATTGGATGTTTCTGAGGAGGTTCTTTCTTTTGACTACGAGGAGTGA
- the LOC104422647 gene encoding translation initiation factor IF-2: MEEFVVETLLSGDGGAQIQGAIELSKLGSKQRQKLADRGVIPPLISMLHSQDYGATEASLFALLALAFGSERNKIQIVKGGAIPAMLNLLRSRSLVELTATAMLVLSSCAANKLPIASSGAIETLIAIISGETAADPPQVAVSPQTELDAVSTLLNLSTAPNRLPHRDVRRRAGPPRPDRRLRLAAVPGGRREGDGGARERRGGVGVGVGLLRPRGPRGRPPRRRDQGAGGGGGGGVPGVPGARGGGPPGGGAELPGGAPGGGPEGGRRAGAAAAERGRDGLGQGDGAAPAAAAPGRLLRRLRRREGEAAAAAAAAEEEDEEAGAGGAGDGGDRRGGREPAAGGGDGGEAEARPVAGRPAGQAEKKKKREISLISV; encoded by the exons aTGGAGGAATTTGTTGTTGAGACCCTTttgagcggcgacggcggagcACAAATTCAGGGCGCCATCGAGCTGAGCAAGCTCGGCAGCAAGCAGAGGCAAAAGCTGGCCGACCGCGGCGTCATTCCTCCATTGATATCGATGCTTCACTCCCAAGACTACGGGGCCACGGAAGCTTCTCTTTTCGCTCTGCTCGCCCTCGCCTTCGGCAGCGAAAG GAACAAGATTCAGATTGTGAAAGGCGGAGCCATTCCGGCAATGCTGAATCTCCTCCGGAGCCGGTCGCTGGTCGAATTGACGGCGACGGCCATGTTGGTCCTCTCCTCTTGCGCCGCCAACAAGCTGCCCATCGCGTCCTCCGGCGCCATCGAAACGCTAATCGCGATCATCTCCGGCGAAACCGCCGCGGATCCCCCTCAGGTCGCCGTCTCGCCGCAGACGGAGCTCGACGCCGTCTCCACGCTCCTCAACCTCTCGACCGCCCCGAATCGCCTCCCTCATCGTGACGTCCGGCGGCGTGCCGGCCCTCCTCGACCTGATCGTCGCCTCCGGCTCGCCGCGGTCCCCGGAGGCCGCCGAGAAGGCGATGGCGGCGCTCGAGAACGCCgtggcggcgtcggcgtcggcgtcggcctCCTCCGGCCGCGCGGTCCGCGAGGTCGCCCGCCACGGCGGCGCGATCAGGGCGCTGGTGGAGGCGGTGGAGGAGGGGTCCCCGGAGTGCCGGGAGCACGCGGTGGCGGTCCTCCTGGCGGTGGTGCGGAGCTGCCGGGAGGAGCACCGGGAGGCGGTCCTGAGGGAGGGCGCCGTGCCGGGGCTGCTGCAGCTGAGCGTGGACGGGACGGGTTGGGCCAAGGAGATGGCGCAGcacctgctgctgctgctccggGACGACTGCTCCGCCGACTGCGGCGGCGGGAGGGcgaagcagcagcagcggcagcagcagcagaagaagaagacgaagaagcagGAGCTGGTGGAGCAGGTGATGGAGGAGATAGACGCGGAGGGCGCGAGCCTGCGGCTGGTGGAGGAGATGGTGGCGAAGCTGAAGCTCGACCGGTAGCCGGCCGGCCGGCCGGCCAGgctgagaagaagaagaagagggagatcAGCTTGATTAGTGTTTAG